In Altererythrobacter aquiaggeris, the genomic stretch TGCTGACTTTGGCAGTAAAGGTGACCAGTGCGACCGATGGGCACGTGATCACATTCGAAGACATCACCAGCCAGTTGCTGGACCAGCGGCAGGCCGCGTGGTCTGATGTCGCCCGCAGGATTGCGCATGAGATTAAAAATCCGCTGACACCCATTCAGCTGGCCACCGAACGGCTAAAGCGGCGCTATCGCCGGCAAATCGAGGCTGACGGCGACCTGTTCGATGAATTGACCAATACGATCATTCGCCAGGTTGGTGATCTCAGGAAAATGGTTGATGAATTTTCCAGCTTCGCACGGCTGCCCAAGCCGGTTTTCCGTAAGGAAGACGCGCTCGATTTGGTCAGGCAATCGCTGTTCCTGCAAGAGGTTGGCAAACCGGAAATCGCCTTCACCCTGACGGGACCCGACACTGAACGCATATTGATCGAATGCGATCGCCATCAATTCGGTCAAGCGATGACCAATGTTCTGAAGAACGCGGCAGAGGCTGTGGAAGCAAGGGCGAACCACGCAGAGCCGGACTTCAAGGGCCGCATAGCCGTACATGTCGAGGCGTCGGAGACAATGTTCACGATTGCGGTCAGCGACAACGGGATCGGTCTGCCCAAAGACAGTGAGAGCATTCTCGAACCCTATATGACCACCCGCGAAAAGGGGACCGGCCTGGGTCTCGCGATCGTTAACAAGATTGTCGAGGAACATGGCGGAGACATGAGCTTCGCCAATTCCGACATCGATACCAAAGAAGGTGGGGGCACCACCGTGAAATTGCGCTTTGCGCGCGAACCCGCAGTCTCGGCAGAGGAAACGGCGCTATGACGGTTTCAATAATATTCTGGAGGATGCGTGATGGCGCTTGATATTCTGGTTGTCGATGACGAACCCGACATTCGCGACCTGGTCGCAGGCGTGCTCAGTGATGAAGGTTACGAATGCCGGACCGCCGGTGACAGCGTATCGGCGTTGGCAGCGGTCGATGAGAGGCGTCCAAGCCTGGTGCTGCTTGACGTGTGGCTGCACGGAAGCCCGATGGACGGCCTCGAAGTCCTTGACGCCATCAAGCAACGGGAGCCCGAATTACCCGTGATCATCTTTTCCGGTCATGGAAATATCGATACCGCTGTGTCGGCCGTCAGCCGCGGGGCAATGGACTTTATAGAGAAGCCGTTCGAGGCAGAGCGGTTGCTCCATCTGGTGGGAAGGGCAACCGAAACCGAACAGTTGCGCCGGGAAAACACCCGTTTGCGCAGCAATTCCTCCGCGACCGACGAGTTCACCGGAAGCTCTGCGGCGATCAATCAGGTTCGCGCCACTTTGAAGCGTGTGGCGAGTACCGGTAGCCGCGTACTTGTGATGGGACCCGCTGGCGCCGGTAAAGAGGTGGCGGCGCGCTTGCTCCATGGGTGGAGCGCCCGGTCGCAAGCCGCATTCGTCACCGTCAATTCTGCCCGGATCACGCCTGAAAGCTTCGAACATGACTTATTCGGCGAAGAGGCCGACGGCAAGCTCGTCCGGCCCGGGCTTCTGGAACTCGCCGACGGGGGAACCCTTTACCTCGATGAAGTGGCTGATATGCCGCTGTCCACCCAGGCTCGCATATTGCGCGTTCTGACCGACCAAAGCTTTGTCCGGGTTGGGGGAAGCCGGCAGATTGGCGTCGATGTTCGCGTGGTGTCTTCGACATCCAAAGATCTCGAGATAGAAATCGAGGAAAAGCGCTTCCGCGAGGATCTGTTTTATCGGCTCAATGTGGTGCCGGTAGAAGTTCCGTCACTGTCAGATCGGCGTGATGATATCCCAGCGCTGGCAGACCATTTTTTTGCGCGCTATGCGGCCGAACAGGCTATTCCGGCGCCGGACATAACGGCAGAAGCCCTGGCCGCCTTGCAATCATATGACTGGCCCGGAAATGTTCGCCAGCTGCGTAATGTGGTGGAACGGACAATCATACTTGCCCCGCGAGATCGCCTGAACTCGATCGATTCGGACATGCTGCCTTCAGAAGTGACCGGAGGAAAGCTTGGTGGGACCAGCGGAATTTCGGCGCTGATGGGCGTGCCGCTTCGCGAAGCGCGTGAGAGCTTCGAACGCGAATATCTTTCCGTCCAGATCAGACGGTTTTCGGGTAACATCTCGAAAACTGCCGCTTTCATCGGCATGGAACGGTCTGCGCTTCATCGCAAATTGAAATTGCTTGGAATGGCAGACCGGAAAGCCGAGAATCGCAAAGGATAGGAACCTCGCATCCTCCCAATCATTACGGACAGGTAGGGAATGCTAATTGCAATACCCAAAATCCGGCGCCGGCTCCCATCGGGCAACGCGATGCCAGAATGCGGACGTAAGGCAGTTCGCCAAAAAAGAGGACTGAACCATGCCATCAGAAGGGACGTTAACCCCTCGGCCAAAGCCAGCGCCCAAGGTAACAGAGAAAACAAACAAACAGACAAACCTTCAGGACCAGTTCCTCAATATTCTGCGCAAAAACAAGACACCGGTGACGATGTTTCTGGTCAAGGGGGTCAAGCTGCAGGGAATCATTACCTGGTTCGATAACTTCTCGATCCTGTTGCGGCGCGACGGCCAAAGCCAGCTGGTTTACAAACATGCAATTTCCACCATCATGCCGGGTCAGCCCATGGACGCTGACGAATTCGACAGTTCGGGAGGAAACCCGAAACAGCGCCTGCTTCAGGATGTATTTCTGTCCAGTGTCCGCGATGTTTCCGTCCAGGTGACGATGTTTCTGGTCAACGGAGTGATGTTGCAGGGTAGAATTGCTGCCTTTGATCTGTTCAGTGTCTTGCTTGAACGTGACGGATTTGTGCAACTCGCTTACAAGCACGCCGTCTCTACTGTACAACCTGCAGAGTCTGTCGATCTGACCGGCGAAGATTTAACCGATATTAGTGGTGATATAGACTGAGCTTCGACGATAACCTCCAAGGCGAAGTATCGCGCGGCGCGCGAGCTATTGTCGTATGTCCGGAAATCCGGGGCCGCCCCAGCGGCACTGATCCGGCTGCCCGGCTTGAGGAAGCGCGCGGGCTGGCTCTGGCCATCGGGATTGTCGTGGCTGACGCCATTACGCTGCCGATCCGCGAAGTTAAGCCCAACACTTTGTTTGGTGCGGGGCAAGTCGATAATATTGCGACAGCCTGCGAGTTGGAAAATGCCGAACTTGTCGTTGTTGACGGCGCACTATCCCCGATCCAACAGCGGAATCTGGAAGACAGGTTGAAACGCAAGGTCATTGACCGGACCGGGTTGATCCTGGAAATTTTTGGAGAACGTGCGGCAACAGCCGAAGGGCGTTTGCAAGTCGAACTGGCGCATCTCGATTACCAGCAGAGCCGTTTGGTACGAAGCTGGACGCATCTCGAACGCCAGCGCGGCGGCTTCGGTTTTCTGGGCGGCC encodes the following:
- a CDS encoding sigma-54 dependent transcriptional regulator, encoding MALDILVVDDEPDIRDLVAGVLSDEGYECRTAGDSVSALAAVDERRPSLVLLDVWLHGSPMDGLEVLDAIKQREPELPVIIFSGHGNIDTAVSAVSRGAMDFIEKPFEAERLLHLVGRATETEQLRRENTRLRSNSSATDEFTGSSAAINQVRATLKRVASTGSRVLVMGPAGAGKEVAARLLHGWSARSQAAFVTVNSARITPESFEHDLFGEEADGKLVRPGLLELADGGTLYLDEVADMPLSTQARILRVLTDQSFVRVGGSRQIGVDVRVVSSTSKDLEIEIEEKRFREDLFYRLNVVPVEVPSLSDRRDDIPALADHFFARYAAEQAIPAPDITAEALAALQSYDWPGNVRQLRNVVERTIILAPRDRLNSIDSDMLPSEVTGGKLGGTSGISALMGVPLREARESFEREYLSVQIRRFSGNISKTAAFIGMERSALHRKLKLLGMADRKAENRKG
- the hfq gene encoding RNA chaperone Hfq, producing the protein MPSEGTLTPRPKPAPKVTEKTNKQTNLQDQFLNILRKNKTPVTMFLVKGVKLQGIITWFDNFSILLRRDGQSQLVYKHAISTIMPGQPMDADEFDSSGGNPKQRLLQDVFLSSVRDVSVQVTMFLVNGVMLQGRIAAFDLFSVLLERDGFVQLAYKHAVSTVQPAESVDLTGEDLTDISGDID